A genomic stretch from Melospiza georgiana isolate bMelGeo1 chromosome 29, bMelGeo1.pri, whole genome shotgun sequence includes:
- the AMHR2 gene encoding anti-Muellerian hormone type-2 receptor, with protein sequence MGRPGPQNLTCVSYKHPSVRGALGDAGGAAAGAVRCPPGQCCVGIWNRSHALVQGCWGGRGDACPSATCAPSPAGHPGSSVLLCLCHGHLCNGNATGTAATTGGLGGPRQGPVPGRGGSSGTLWLLGASPLLILLICLGVLGLRWTRARTGQPPRGGRRIGVPPPEPPSPDLPALRFLQVLQSGRFSAVWRGTLRQRPVAIKAFAAGARRRFAAERAVHSLPLMEHENVARLLHTRAAAPRARGGLLVLQLYPAGSLRHFLGQHVGTWAGSVRLALSLARGLAFLHQELWRDGLYKPSVVHRDLSSQNVLVREDGTCAIGDFGLALALPPRAQDSAGSRHSVAIRKAGTQRYLAPEILDESLDLRAWGRALRQADVYALGLLLWEILSRCQALSPGAPVPPFRLAYEAELGSSPSGAQLRRLAADERRRPLIPPAWHRTPQAGGALPELLEDCWDPDPEARLSAERALQRLQRLAAGPAPAPGDPGPGAAPRQVLESPPMWNPGAGTGGHPKLGGLP encoded by the exons ATGGGGCGcccag GTCCCCAGAACCTGACGTGCGTGTCCTACAAGCACCCGAGCGTGCGGGGCGCGCTGGGGGACGCGGGGGGGGCGGCGGCCGGAGCCGTGCGCTGCCCCCCCGGGCAGTGCTGCGTGGGCATCTGGAACCGCAGCCACGCTCTGGTGCAGG gctgctgggggGGCCGGGGGGACGCCTGTCCCTCGGCCACCtgcgcccccagccccgcgggCCACCCGGGCAGCTCcgtgctgctgtgcctgtgccacgGCCACCTCTGCAACGGCAACGCCACCGGCACCGCGGCGACCACCGGCGGGCTGGGGGGGCCCCGCCAGGGCCCAG tgcccgGCCGGGGCGGGTCCTCGGGgaccctgtggctgctgggtgccagccccctcctcatcctcctcatctgTCTCGGTGTCCTCG GACTGCGCTGGACGAGGGCCCGCACGGGGCAGCCACCGCGGGGCGGGCGCAGAATCGGGGTCCCCCCGCCGGAGCCCCCCAGCCCGGACCTGCCTGCGCTGCGCTTCCTGCAG GTGCTGCAGTCCGGGCGCTTCTCGGCCGTGTGGCGGGGCACGCTGCGCCAGCGGCCCGTGGCCATCAAGGCGTTCGCGGCCGGGGCCCGCCGGAGGTTCGCGGCCGAACGCGCCGTGCACTCGCTGCCGCTGATGGAGCACGAGAACgtggccaggctgctgcacacCCGGGCGGCCGCGCCCCGGGCCCGCGGGgggctcctggtgctgcagctctaCCCGGCC ggctccctgCGCCACTTCCTGGGGCAGCACGTGGGCACCTGGGCGGGCAGCGTGCGCCTGGCGCTGTCCCTGGCCCGCGGGCTGGCCTTcctgcaccaggagctgtgGCGTGACG ggctgtacAAGCCCAGCGTGGTGCACCGGGACCTGAGCAGCCAGAACGTGCTGGTGCGGGAGGACGGCACCTGCGCCATCGGCGACTTCGGGCTGGCGCTGGCGCTGCCACCACGTGCCCAGGACAGCGCCGGCAGCCGGCACAGCGTGGCCATCCGCAAG GCGGGCACCCAGCGGTACCTGGCACCCGAGATCCTGGACGAGAGCCTGGACCTGCGGGCCTGGGGCCGGGCGCTGCGCCAGGCCGACGTCTACgcgctggggctgctgctctgggagatcCTGTCCCGCTGCCAGGCCCTGAGCCCCG GAGCCCCGGTGCCGCCGTTCCGCCTGGCCTACGAGGCCGAGctgggctccagccccagcgGGGCTCAGCTGCGCCGCTTGGCCGCGGACGAGAGGCGGCGGCCGCTCATCCCCCCGGCCTGGCACCGCACCCCGCAG GCCGGGGGGGCTCTGCCGGAGCTGCTGGAGGATTGCTGGGACCCGGACCCCGAGGCGCGGCTCTCGGCCGAGCGGGCGCTGCAGCGGCTCCAGCGCTTGGCCGCGGGGCCCGCACCGGCCCCGGGGGACCCCGGCCCGGGGGCCGCCCCCCGCCAG GTCCTGGAGTCTCCCCCCATGTGGAACCCTGGTGCAGGTACAGGGGGACACCCCAAACTGGGGGGGCTGCCTTGA